GCGGACATCATCACGGAATGGAAACCCCGAGTGAAACCGGATCTGCCCATAGGATTACCCCTGGCAGAGATGACCGCAGATCAACGGGAATCACTCATGAACCTGGTGTGGCTGTACGTCACCCGATTGCCGGAGGATGTCGCGGATGTTCAGATGAACCGCATCGAAAAGGAAGGGCGCGGCCTCATTCATTTTGCATGGGCCGGATCCACCGCCCCCGGTGAGCCACACTATTACAGAATGCATGGCCCCCGTTTCCTTGTGGAATATGACAATACGCAAAATCACGCCAACCACATTCACACGGTGTGGCGGGATCTCACCAACGATTGGGGCGACGATCTGCTGGAAACTCATTACGCTCGTTCTCACGTTACGAACTGACTATATGTATCCGTCTACGGGATGCTTGGAGAATCCCAGTCGAGAGGAGTTCTTCAAGCATCTCATCCGAATTTTCAGGATGGCGGCCGGACAGGGAGATCAGATCCGAGGAGTTCATCTATGTCGGAATTCACGATAAAGCGTCTTACTGAGGATTCGGTGGAACTCCGATTGGTCGGTCCGGTGAAAGAGGCGCGGGCGGTGCGCGACTTCGCGGAGAAGAACGGATTCGTCTCCGGGGTGCGCGTCATAGACAAGGATTGACTCAGATCCAACTTGCCGCGTTGACCGGGATTCCGCAAAGGCACATTTCGGAGATGGAGAACGGCAAGCGCTCCATCGGCAAAGCGCGCGCCAGAACCCTGGGGAAGGCATTGAACCTGAGTTATCGGGTGTTGTTGTAGCTCACTCCCCCGCATACTGCACCACCGCGTCCTCCAGTACACGCCGGCGAAAATACCGGCTCAGGTCCTCCGGCGTGCGAAGATCGACTTTTCTCCCACCAAGCAAGACTGAAAGTTCGCGTTCCATGCGAGCTATTCCGAAAAGGCCGGGTGTGTGATCCGGTTCGAACTCGACCAGCAGATCGATGTCGCTGTCGTTTCGGAAATCGGATCGAAGCGCCGAGCCGAAGACGGCCAGCCGCCGAATATGATGCTCTCGGCAAAACGAGGCGATCGGTTCTTTGGGGATGTAAAAATCAGTCTTCATTGATTGTGCCGGCTGATCAACTTCTTTCCTATTCCGTTGTGATGAAACGGCGCTCTGCTTCAGGAGCATCAATAATTTCCAGAATAGCATAAATAGTATTTCGTCGCAAAATCGCTAAAATATCTGTTAACGCACGGTGCGCTATCCCATCATTAAAGAGAGGAGGGCAGCCTCTTGTCTTTCATGCTCGGACAGCCGGTCAACCGAGCCGTCCGTTCACCGACTCGCCGTCGTGCGGGCCTTCTCCCCCCCTGTAAACTCGGGGTCCACGGCAGCGGTCGAGGGAGAAGAACCCTCATCCCGGCCGTCTCTCAGAGGGAGAAGGAGTCCGATCCCGGACTCTCGGGCGGACGGATTCGGTTGTTCGACACGGGCGCCCCCTCGTTTAATAGTTCAGCTGGTCGAAGGATGCGGTGAGGGCGACGAACGCGTCGATATCGAGGGATTCGGCCCGGACGCGTCCGTCGATGCCGGCCTGATCGAGGGCTCTCGCGATCCTGTCGGGGTGGGGTGATAGATACGGGCTGTTCATCAGGGCGTTCTTGATCATTTTTCTGCGGCTGCTGAAGGCGCCTTTTACTACGTGTTTGAACAGGGGCTCGTTGCCGCTTCTGCTCGGGTGGGGCCGGCGGAAATCCAGCTGAATCACGGTCGAGTAGACCTTGGGTTTAGGGTAAAAGGCCTCCGGTGGAATGGTCAACAGGCGTTTCGGCGTGGCATGGTATTGCATGAGCACGCTCAGTACGCCATAGGACTTGGTATTGGGATCGGCCAGCACGCGATCCGCCACCTCCTGCTGCACCATTAATGTGGCGTTACGGATCAGAGGTGCGGATTCGATCAGTTTGTACAGAATGGGAGCGGACAGATTATAGGGTATGTTCCCCATCAGGATCAGCCCCTCGGAATCCGACGCAAGAAGGTCCTGCAGATTCAGTTTCAGGAAATCCTTTTGAACCAGGGACAGATTGGACACCCGGGACAGGCGATCTTCGAGGTATTGAATCAGGTCCCGGTCGATCTCGACGGCGGTAACGAAGCGGACCCGCTCACAGAGGCAGGCGGTGAGGGCGCCCTTTCCGGGTCCGATCTCGATGACATGGTCTTCCGGTCCGACGCCACTGCGATCGACAATGGAGCGTATGATACTTCCATCCCTGAGGAAGTGCTGGCCCCACCGTTTCCGTGGCCTGTGCAGCATGGCGGGCGCCGGTTTGCATGGGTCTGTCGACGTCATTTCAGTCCCGTTCAAGGAGTTTCCAGAGAGCCGGAGTCGAAACCGGAATCCTGCGCCTCCCGCGGGATGACGGAGGCTGAAAAGGTTTTGGAAGGGGGGACCCGTGAATGATCCGCATCAAAGGCGCCCCACGGCGCCCCGCGAAGGCATACGCGAATAGGCGTCCATGTCCAGGTCGGAACGTACGCCCCGGCTCAGGAGATGAAATCCCATGGCCGCAACGCCCGCGGCGTTGTCCGTGCACAGTTTCATCTCGGGGATGAACAACCGGATTCCGGCTTCCCGCGTGGCGGTTTGGATCTTCTGTCGAAGACGGCTGTTTGCGGCTACGCCGCCGGCCAGGACCAGGGACCCGGTTCGGTTCATCTCAGCCGCGCGGAGGGATTTGCCCACCAGAACATCCACCACCGCTTCCTGAAACGAGGCCACGAGGTCCGCGGTGCGGCGATCCGCATCCGGACCGTCCAGGGGATGTTTGTTGAGATGAGTGATGACCGCCGTCTTGAGCCCGCTGAAACTGAAGTCCAGGCTGTCCGCGTCCATCATGGCCCTGGGAAAGGCGATGGCCTCCGGGTCGCCCCCCCGGGCCATATGATCGATAATGATGCCGCCCGGGTAGCCCAGACCGAGCAATTTAGCCGTCTTATCAAAAGCTTCGCCCGCGGCGTCGTCCCGGGTCTGGCGCAACAGCATAAAATCGAGGTAGTCCTTGACCAGATACAGGTTGGTGTGCCCGCCGGATACGACCAGGGCCGTAAAAGGGAATGACGGCGGTTCGTTCGAAAGAAAGTTCACGATGACATGCGCTTCTAGTTGTTACTCCGGGCCCCTGGGTGACGGCGATGCCGTGCAGGTCTCTCAGTTCGACTCCCGCCCGTTCCAGAGCCCGATCCAACACGGGCACGATGGCCTTTATGTGGGCCCGGGACGCCAGTTCAGGAACCACGCCGCCGTAAGCGGAGTGGATCTCGTCCTGGCTTGAAACCACGCCGGACAGGACGCGTCCGCCGTCTTCCACCACGGCCGCCGCCGTTTCGTCACATGACGTTTCTATACCCAGTATCAACATAGGCTTTCAGGTCCGAGGAGCGGGAAGGTCAGCGTTTCCCTTGAACGAATTCTTCCGCTTCCAGTACGTCTAATTTGCTTCCGATGTAGATCGGCACCCGCTGGTGAATGCTTTGGGGCTCGAAGTCCAACAATCGGCCTTCCCCGGTGCTGGCGTAACCACCGGCCTGTTCCACTACAAAGGCCAATGGAGCGCATTCGTACAGATATCTCAGCTTTCCGAAGGCCTTTTTGGGGTCTTTCGTGTCCGAAGGGTACATGAAAATACCGCCCTTGAGGAGATTCCGGTGAAAATCGGCCACCAAAGAGCCAACGTACCGGGAAGAGTAGGCTTTTCCTATAGCGTTCTTGGTTCCCTTGAGATAATCGATGTACCCGCGAACGCCTTCGCTCCAATAATTCCAATTCCCTTCATTCACGCTGTATACCTTTGCCCGTTCGGGTGTCTGGATGTTCGGATGCGAGAGGAAGAATTCGCCCACACTGGGGTCCAACGTGAATCCGTTCGCTCCGTTGCCCGTGGTATAGACCAGCATGGTGCTGGAACCGTAAAGAAAGTAGCCGGCGGCCACCTGTTCGTTTCCCCTCTGGAGAAAGTCACTGGTCAGCGGAGCGTTACCATCAGAGCACTTCCGGATCACGGAGAAGATGGTCCCGATGCTGATGTTCACATCGATGTTGGACGAGCCGTCCAACGGATCGAACAAAAGGAGATAATCGCCCGTATCGAAGCGTTCTGGAATCTCCATGATGTCCGCCACTTCCTCGGAGGCCATGCCGCATAGGACGCCGCACCGTTCCAAACGCCTGCAAATCAGGTTGTTGGCGAATTGATCGAGTTTTTGAACTTCTTCACCCTGTATGTTTACGTCGCCCGTGTAACCCATGGATTCGGCGAGTCCGGCCTGATTGACTTCGCGGGAGATGATCTTGGCGGCTACGACAAGTTCATTGATCAGTTTGGTGAAAGCGCCTCTGGCTTCCGGTTTGAGTTTTTCCTGCTCGTGAATGTGTTGCGTTAGTGTCATTCCCCTCTGTGCGGGCATGGCCTGTCCTCCTTTCGTCCTCAAGGTTCCCACGAGAAATTTCGCGGGTGGGATTATTCCAATAATAATCATCCTATCACAACAGGCGCACTTAAAAAAGAGGTCCTTCAGGGGAGGCGGAGCCGTGTTTTGCAGACGGATTCGAACCGTTTCTCATCCGGGGCCGCTGGAACGCACCCGAAACCCGAGGGCCGCCCGGACTCGCTTCGGGTGTTTTTGCTTGACTCAACCTCACAACTTCTAGTAATTAAAAGAAAAATAAAAAATCGAGCCGGAGTTCGGCTCGAAATATTGGGAGTGTCTCGAAGCTCATGGGTAGCATTGCCGCTAATTTTCTATTTGCCCTCGCCAAAGTGCTCGATACCGTGCTCTTTCTCTATATGATCATCGTCATAGCGCGTGCGGTTATTTCCTGGGTGAATCCGGACCCGTACAACCCCATTGTGCGCTTTCTCCATGCGGCCACGGAACCGGTGTTGTATCGCATACGAAGATGGCTGCCGTTCAATTTGGGAGTGATCGATATTTCTCCCATCATTGTGTTTTTGATCATCATATTCCTTCAACATTTTGTAGTTTCCTCGCTTATGGCTCTGGCCGTTCAGATGGGGCAAGGGCCGGTGATTCAGTGAGCAGAGTGGGGAGGACACGATGAGAGACATCACTCCTGAAGTGGTCCGAAGTCATAGATTCAGGACGCGATTCCGCGGCTTCGACGTGAAAGAAGTGCGGACCCTCGTTGAAGAGGTCTGTGACGAAATGGACCGATTGTTCGTGGAGAACAGGGACCTGCACACCCAATGGGCGGAGAAGAATAAGAAACTGGAAGAGATTTCGGAGCACAATCGGAAGCTGAATGCGACTCTGTCCGAAATGAGGGAGACCGCCAAGTCCGTGGAGGAACGAGCCCAAAACCACGCGGACCTCATCATTTCCAAAGCCGAGCTTACCGCAGAAAAAATACTGAACAATGCGCACATGCGAGTGGCCCAGCTCCACGACGATCTGGCGGAACTCAAGAGGCAGAGAACCCATTTCGAGGTGAAGTTGAGATCGTTTATAGAGGCGCACCTCAAATTTCTGGATATGGAGAAAGAGAGTCATCGCCAGGCCGACGAACTGGACGGCAAGCTCCGGTTCTTGAATAAAGGATAGTGGGGCGCCGGGTGTGGAAAACGACAGAGCCGTTTCGCGAGAGGAGATGGGCGAATGTCCGATAAGCAGCTGGATGCCAGGTTGAAGTCGCTCGACGACGTCGTTGTTTCGCAGGTATATCTGGTGGAGGCGATGTTGTTGTTGCTGGAGGAAAAAGGGATCCTGACCACCAAAGAAGTAACGGAAAAGGTAGAAGAAATAAAGAAGAAGCGCTCGGCGTGAATCCGGTGCGCGACCGGATGCCTGCCGTTTGTCCGCCTAGCCGATTCCCCGGAGGGCGTTCGGAGATGGAAAGAGAAGGAACATTTTTTCCAAGGGCCCTGTCCGCACGATCCCGCGGTGGGTGAGCGCCTCCAATAGAAGGACGGACCGAGAACCGGGATCCCCGGAATGTCGGCCCGCCTGCAGCCGGTATGAAGCAAGACCCATCCTCATGTCTGTCCCCATCTCCGGAAGGAACTTCGGTCAAGCTAGTGGTCCATCCGAAGAGTTCGCGAAACTCGATCGACTCCATTCAAGGGAACGCACTGAAGATACATATTACGGCTCCGCCGGTCGAGGGTGCGGCCAATGAAGCCGTCGTTTCATTTCTTGCCAAGACCTGGCGTATTCCCAAGAAGGACGTGAGCCTCGTCCAGGGACTCAAATCCAGGCACAAAGTGATCTTTCTACCCTATGATTTGGACCGGGTCGTGGAACTGATCGAAAAGGCCCTGGACACCCCGCATCGCGGCAAGAGATGATGGCATCCGACACACTCGGCCGTGCGTGTCGGGATAGGCTCTCTCCGTTCGCCAATGCAACCTTCGCGCCGGTGACGCACCATCTCCTCCCGGAGGAGCGCCGGGACGAGGGCATGTCATGCTGCCATTCGGTATCGTATAAGGTATGCCGATGATCGAGGCCTTCCTCGCCGGCGCTCTACTCCTCAAGCCGCGCCCTCATACTGTGCGTCTCATGGCTCCCCGCTTTCGACGCGGCTTACGCGCCACCAATAGGCTCTTCGGCGCGGCGACGCTCGTCATCCTGCTGCTTGCGACCGCCTTTGCGGATTCCGGTCCGTACGTCTCCCTGGAGACACCTCATTTCAAGATCAGATACACTCTCCCTGACCGTAAGACCGCTTTGTACCTGCAAAAGAGGGTCGAACGGGTCGCCACCGAGGTGACTGAAAAAACGGGACTTACGCCGCCCGAGATGACGACCGTGTTGCTGGCTCCGGATTTGGGCGGTTTTCGCGATGCGGTTCCAGGTGAGAGCGCTGTTCCGTATTGGGCCGACGGACTTGCGGTCCCATCCTTGGATCTCATCGTGCTCAAGTCTCCAAAAATACTGCCCAACTCGGACCCTCTCGAGATCTTCATCCATGAATACGTTCATATCCTACTATCATATCATTCCGGAGGAGACGAGATACCAACCTGGCTCAACGAAGGTCTGGCCATGTACCTGTCCGGCGAGTGGGGCTGGTCGCGTTCGATCTATATGACACGAGCGGTGTTGTCGGGCAAAGTGATGCCCCTCCAGGAACTGGAGAGGGGCTTTCCGTCGGACGTCGAGAGAGCTCGAACCGCCTACGCGGAGAGCTACTATGTCATCGCGTTCTTGAGAGAAAACTTCGGAGTGAAAGGGCTGCACGTGTTCATCCGTTTCTATCAGAAGGGTTTCGGTTTTGGAAACGCACTTCACCGGGCCACTGGCCTGCGTTTCGAAGAACTGGAAAACAGGTGGGAACGCTTCCTCAAGTTGAGATTTTCCGTTCTTCCGCTTCTGACCAGTGGCGGCACCCTCTGGTTCGTCATGGCCCTGCTTTTTCTGCTGGCGTATCGAAGAAA
This genomic interval from Deltaproteobacteria bacterium contains the following:
- the fbp gene encoding class 1 fructose-bisphosphatase; this translates as MPAQRGMTLTQHIHEQEKLKPEARGAFTKLINELVVAAKIISREVNQAGLAESMGYTGDVNIQGEEVQKLDQFANNLICRRLERCGVLCGMASEEVADIMEIPERFDTGDYLLLFDPLDGSSNIDVNISIGTIFSVIRKCSDGNAPLTSDFLQRGNEQVAAGYFLYGSSTMLVYTTGNGANGFTLDPSVGEFFLSHPNIQTPERAKVYSVNEGNWNYWSEGVRGYIDYLKGTKNAIGKAYSSRYVGSLVADFHRNLLKGGIFMYPSDTKDPKKAFGKLRYLYECAPLAFVVEQAGGYASTGEGRLLDFEPQSIHQRVPIYIGSKLDVLEAEEFVQGKR
- a CDS encoding helix-turn-helix transcriptional regulator yields the protein MRLRGARHRQGLTQIQLAALTGIPQRHISEMENGKRSIGKARARTLGKALNLSYRVLL
- the rsmA gene encoding ribosomal RNA small subunit methyltransferase A — protein: MTSTDPCKPAPAMLHRPRKRWGQHFLRDGSIIRSIVDRSGVGPEDHVIEIGPGKGALTACLCERVRFVTAVEIDRDLIQYLEDRLSRVSNLSLVQKDFLKLNLQDLLASDSEGLILMGNIPYNLSAPILYKLIESAPLIRNATLMVQQEVADRVLADPNTKSYGVLSVLMQYHATPKRLLTIPPEAFYPKPKVYSTVIQLDFRRPHPSRSGNEPLFKHVVKGAFSSRRKMIKNALMNSPYLSPHPDRIARALDQAGIDGRVRAESLDIDAFVALTASFDQLNY
- a CDS encoding YggT family protein, with protein sequence MGSIAANFLFALAKVLDTVLFLYMIIVIARAVISWVNPDPYNPIVRFLHAATEPVLYRIRRWLPFNLGVIDISPIIVFLIIIFLQHFVVSSLMALAVQMGQGPVIQ
- a CDS encoding YggU family protein; protein product: MVHPKSSRNSIDSIQGNALKIHITAPPVEGAANEAVVSFLAKTWRIPKKDVSLVQGLKSRHKVIFLPYDLDRVVELIEKALDTPHRGKR
- a CDS encoding nucleotidyltransferase family protein gives rise to the protein MKTDFYIPKEPIASFCREHHIRRLAVFGSALRSDFRNDSDIDLLVEFEPDHTPGLFGIARMERELSVLLGGRKVDLRTPEDLSRYFRRRVLEDAVVQYAGE
- a CDS encoding DivIVA domain-containing protein; amino-acid sequence: MRDITPEVVRSHRFRTRFRGFDVKEVRTLVEEVCDEMDRLFVENRDLHTQWAEKNKKLEEISEHNRKLNATLSEMRETAKSVEERAQNHADLIISKAELTAEKILNNAHMRVAQLHDDLAELKRQRTHFEVKLRSFIEAHLKFLDMEKESHRQADELDGKLRFLNKG